The following are encoded in a window of Hypomesus transpacificus isolate Combined female unplaced genomic scaffold, fHypTra1 scaffold_31, whole genome shotgun sequence genomic DNA:
- the susd1 gene encoding sushi domain-containing protein 1 isoform X3 has translation MHLEMKRWGAAVVTAACLLCTFSDFNVAGQIVDVCATCHANATCEDKSDGSGKMCKCMYGFVGNGRIYCQDKDECQTGATKICGLHTSCHNTYGSYYCTCQAGYSPSNSLVIFIPNDGTHCQDIDECRIPGICGEGGQCRNLQGRFNCHCQVGYKVHDGTEPFHPRQDQAFCKVIDCGDPPSVNDAVQLSGTGTHYGSVARFGCEEGFLWKSGDGTSVCGVDGQWIGPSLVCEEVDCGAPPGLPHSVMLWDNSSSMGSEVVYQCSSGYHNVGQGNGSVCTASGQWNKTAFLCQEVSCGDPVILPHTGQRWNGKTTPGSNVFYYCKKGFFIEGGANLSHCTKRGSWTKPSLSCKEIACGDPPALPHTMQVWGGRSNLGSSLFYYCKDGFYREKGNNVSFCAETGYWTHSTLSCKEVDCGAPPGLPHSVMLWDNSSSMGSEVVYQCSSGYHNVGQGNGSVCTASGQWNKTTFLCQEVDCGEPPFKPHSKMIWDHVSRINSVVYYLCDEGYFLSSGKDYIVCEKRGFWEENDLQCEANCGPAPHPVNSEVIWHNRSAVLHGCMKGHHSWKGSNMSVCDDTGKWQEATLRCREIKPAISELAVFNDKCLRWKAEKYEEDTENYRVVFSGFRSYQGNFHDKRKTSLASDAHQLEVCLDLLPVTNYTITVTAVSARFTSTVSANTSLQGRNDPNTHYHTHIQSIGTSNILFQMNIKNEFFVKCNIVSRNVHPNQCSSLYAVKCFTTVQHIQWDIFNLVMLIVPQAPEVFYREFETPFPSLWLRRSASTLDPISYYQVFVLPLEGTLVFDCTSPKNPDFLRQRGLHGQYITAQVHLKNVGREMNFSVGDAHYYEGYYNAPLLYSTDYYIILRAVSQWREAFKHSCVLWAKVRGTSYVMMMSAVFVSAAIGLLATVVIVGYLYTTFTKTRCCFRCGQSN, from the exons ATGCATCTCGAGATGAAGCGCTGGGGTGCAGCTGTTGTGACTGCCGCCTGTCTTTTGTGCACCTTTTCAG ACTTCAACGTGGCCGGTCAgattgtggatgtgtgtgccactTGTCACGCCAACGCTACCTGCGAGGACAAGTCAGATGGCAGTGGGAAGATGTGTAAATGCATGTATGGCTTTGTCGGAAACGGCAGAATTTACTGTCAAG ATAAAGATGAATGTCAAACAGGGGCCACAAAGATATGTGGATTGCACACTTCCTGCCACAATACCTATGGTAGCTACTACTGTACCTGTCAGGCAGGCTACAGCCCTTCCAACAGCCTGGTCATCTTCATCCCCAACGATGGCACTCACTGCCAGG aCATCGATGAGTGTAGGATACCGGGGATCTGTGGAGAGGGGGGTCAGTGCAGGAACCTGCAGGGGAGGTTTAACTGTCACTGCCAAGTTGGATACAAGGTTCACGATGGAACCGAGCCCTTTCACCCACGCCAAGACCAGGCCTTCTGCAAAG TCATCGACTGTGGGGATCCGCCATCTGTGAATGATGCAGTCCAGCTGTCTGGCACAGGGACACACTATGGAAGCGTCGCTAGGTTTGGCTGCGAGGAGGGATTCCTCTGGAAGAGTGGAGACGGCACCTCTGTTTGTGGGGTGGATGGCCAATGGATTGGTCCAAGTCTGGTCTGCGAAG AGGTGGACTGTGGTGCTCCCCCGGGCCTCCCTCACTCGGTCATGTTGTGGGATAACAGCTCCAGCATGGGCTCTGAGGTGGTGTATCAGTGTAGCTCTGGGTACCACAATGTGGGACAGGGAAACGGCTCGGTTTGCACTGCTAGTGGGCAGTGGAACAAAACAGCGTTTTTATGTCAAg AGGTGTCATGTGGAGATCCTGTTATACTGCCCCACACTGGACAAAGGTGGAATGGCAAAACCACCCCGGGAAGCAATGTATTCTACTACTGTAAGAAAGGATTTTTTATTGAAGGTGGAGCGAATCTGTCCCACTGTACAAAAAGGGGTTCCTGGACAAAGCCAAGCTTATCATGCAAAG AAATAGCATGTGGGGATCCCCCTGCACTGCCCCACACCATGCAGGTGTGGGGGGGGCGCTCTAACCTGGGCAGCAGTTTGTTCTATTACTGTAAAGATGGATTCTATCGTGAGAAAGGAAACAATGTGTCCTTTTGTGCAGAAACTGGTTACTGGACTCATTCAACATTGTCATGCAAAG AGGTGGACTGTGGTGCTCCCCCGGGCCTCCCTCACTCGGTCATGTTGTGGGATAACAGCTCCAGCATGGGCTCTGAGGTGGTGTATCAGTGTAGCTCTGGGTACCACAATGTGGGACAGGGAAACGGCTCGGTTTGCACTGCTAGTGGGCAGTGGAACAAAACAACGTTTTTATGTCAAG AGGTTGACTGTGGGGAGCCTCCATTTAAACCCCATTCTAAGATGATCTGGGACCATGTATCAAGGATAAACAGTGTGGTTTACTACCTATGTGACGAAGGATATTTTCTCTCAAGTGGGAAAGACTATATTGTGTGTGAAAAGAGAGGGTTTTGGGAGGAGAATGACCTACAATGTGAAG CTAACTGTGGCCCTGCCCCACACCCTGTGAATTCTGAAGTGATTTGGCACAACAGGAGTGCTGTCCTCCATGGCTGCATGAAGGGACACCACAGCTGGAAGGGCAgcaacatgtctgtgtgtgacgaCACTGGGAAGTGGCAGGAGGCCACATTGAGATGCAGAG AAATCAAGCCAGCCATCAGCGAACTGGCAGTTTTTAATGACAAATGCTTAAGATGGAAAGCTGAGAAATACGAAGAGGACACGGAAAATTACAGA GTAGTATTCAGTGGATTCAGAAGCTATCAAGGGAACTTTCATGATAAGAGGAAGACGTCCCTGGCCTCTGATGCACACCAACTGGAAGTATGTCTGGATCTGCTTCCTGTTACTAACTATACCATCACAGTCACTGCGGTGTCTGCCAGGTTCACCTCCACTGTCTCAGCGAACACCAGTTTACAAGGTAGAAACGACCCCAATACTCACTATCATACACATATACAAAGCATTGGGACATCAAACATactgtttcaaatgaatattAAAAACGAATTCTTTGTCAAATGTAATATTGTGAGCAGAAACGTTCATCCAAATCAGTGTAGTTCTTTATAtgcagtcaaatgctttacCACTGTTCAACACATACAATGGGACATATTCAATCTTGTCATGCTGATAGTTCCTCAAGCACCAGAGGTCTTCTACAGGGAATTTGAAACGCCATTCCCCAGTCTGTGGTTACGCAGATCGGCCAGCACCCTAGACCCAATCAG TTATTACCAGGTGTTTGTCTTGCCTCTGGAGGGAACCCTTGTGTTCGACTGCACCTCTCCCAAGAACCCAGACTTCCTACGCCAGAGGGGCCTCCATGGACAGTACATTACAGCACAAGTCCATCTGAAGAatgtagggagagagatgaactTCAGTGTGGGGGACGCACACTACTATGAAGGGTACTACAATGCTCCCTTACTGTACAGCACAGATTACTACATCATCTTACGAGCTGTCAGTCAGTGGAGAGAG GCTTTTAAACATTCTTGTGTTCTTTGGGCAAAAGTGAGAG GAACATCCTACGTGATGATGATGTCAGCAGTTTTTGTTAGTGCAGCAATTGGACTTTTGGCCACAGTCGTTATTGTAGGATACTTGTACACTACTTTTACAAAGACGCGCTGTTGTTTTAGATGTGGTCAATCCAATTAA
- the susd1 gene encoding sushi domain-containing protein 1 isoform X5 — protein MHLEMKRWGAAVVTAACLLCTFSDFNVAGQIVDVCATCHANATCEDKSDGSGKMCKCMYGFVGNGRIYCQDKDECQTGATKICGLHTSCHNTYGSYYCTCQAGYSPSNSLVIFIPNDGTHCQDIDECRIPGICGEGGQCRNLQGRFNCHCQVGYKVHDGTEPFHPRQDQAFCKVIDCGDPPSVNDAVQLSGTGTHYGSVARFGCEEGFLWKSGDGTSVCGVDGQWIGPSLVCEEVDCGAPPGLPHSVMLWDNSSSMGSEVVYQCSSGYHNVGQGNGSVCTASGQWNKTAFLCQEVSCGDPVILPHTGQRWNGKTTPGSNVFYYCKKGFFIEGGANLSHCTKRGSWTKPSLSCKEIACGDPPALPHTMQVWGGRSNLGSSLFYYCKDGFYREKGNNVSFCAETGYWTHSTLSCKANCGPAPHPVNSEVIWHNRSAVLHGCMKGHHSWKGSNMSVCDDTGKWQEATLRCREIKPAISELAVFNDKCLRWKAEKYEEDTENYRVVFSGFRSYQGNFHDKRKTSLASDAHQLEVCLDLLPVTNYTITVTAVSARFTSTVSANTSLQGRNDPNTHYHTHIQSIGTSNILFQMNIKNEFFVKCNIVSRNVHPNQCSSLYAVKCFTTVQHIQWDIFNLVMLIVPQAPEVFYREFETPFPSLWLRRSASTLDPISYYQVFVLPLEGTLVFDCTSPKNPDFLRQRGLHGQYITAQVHLKNVGREMNFSVGDAHYYEGYYNAPLLYSTDYYIILRAVSQWREAFKHSCVLWAKVRGTSYVMMMSAVFVSAAIGLLATVVIVGYLYTTFTKTRCCFRCGQSN, from the exons ATGCATCTCGAGATGAAGCGCTGGGGTGCAGCTGTTGTGACTGCCGCCTGTCTTTTGTGCACCTTTTCAG ACTTCAACGTGGCCGGTCAgattgtggatgtgtgtgccactTGTCACGCCAACGCTACCTGCGAGGACAAGTCAGATGGCAGTGGGAAGATGTGTAAATGCATGTATGGCTTTGTCGGAAACGGCAGAATTTACTGTCAAG ATAAAGATGAATGTCAAACAGGGGCCACAAAGATATGTGGATTGCACACTTCCTGCCACAATACCTATGGTAGCTACTACTGTACCTGTCAGGCAGGCTACAGCCCTTCCAACAGCCTGGTCATCTTCATCCCCAACGATGGCACTCACTGCCAGG aCATCGATGAGTGTAGGATACCGGGGATCTGTGGAGAGGGGGGTCAGTGCAGGAACCTGCAGGGGAGGTTTAACTGTCACTGCCAAGTTGGATACAAGGTTCACGATGGAACCGAGCCCTTTCACCCACGCCAAGACCAGGCCTTCTGCAAAG TCATCGACTGTGGGGATCCGCCATCTGTGAATGATGCAGTCCAGCTGTCTGGCACAGGGACACACTATGGAAGCGTCGCTAGGTTTGGCTGCGAGGAGGGATTCCTCTGGAAGAGTGGAGACGGCACCTCTGTTTGTGGGGTGGATGGCCAATGGATTGGTCCAAGTCTGGTCTGCGAAG AGGTGGACTGTGGTGCTCCCCCGGGCCTCCCTCACTCGGTCATGTTGTGGGATAACAGCTCCAGCATGGGCTCTGAGGTGGTGTATCAGTGTAGCTCTGGGTACCACAATGTGGGACAGGGAAACGGCTCGGTTTGCACTGCTAGTGGGCAGTGGAACAAAACAGCGTTTTTATGTCAAg AGGTGTCATGTGGAGATCCTGTTATACTGCCCCACACTGGACAAAGGTGGAATGGCAAAACCACCCCGGGAAGCAATGTATTCTACTACTGTAAGAAAGGATTTTTTATTGAAGGTGGAGCGAATCTGTCCCACTGTACAAAAAGGGGTTCCTGGACAAAGCCAAGCTTATCATGCAAAG AAATAGCATGTGGGGATCCCCCTGCACTGCCCCACACCATGCAGGTGTGGGGGGGGCGCTCTAACCTGGGCAGCAGTTTGTTCTATTACTGTAAAGATGGATTCTATCGTGAGAAAGGAAACAATGTGTCCTTTTGTGCAGAAACTGGTTACTGGACTCATTCAACATTGTCATGCAAAG CTAACTGTGGCCCTGCCCCACACCCTGTGAATTCTGAAGTGATTTGGCACAACAGGAGTGCTGTCCTCCATGGCTGCATGAAGGGACACCACAGCTGGAAGGGCAgcaacatgtctgtgtgtgacgaCACTGGGAAGTGGCAGGAGGCCACATTGAGATGCAGAG AAATCAAGCCAGCCATCAGCGAACTGGCAGTTTTTAATGACAAATGCTTAAGATGGAAAGCTGAGAAATACGAAGAGGACACGGAAAATTACAGA GTAGTATTCAGTGGATTCAGAAGCTATCAAGGGAACTTTCATGATAAGAGGAAGACGTCCCTGGCCTCTGATGCACACCAACTGGAAGTATGTCTGGATCTGCTTCCTGTTACTAACTATACCATCACAGTCACTGCGGTGTCTGCCAGGTTCACCTCCACTGTCTCAGCGAACACCAGTTTACAAGGTAGAAACGACCCCAATACTCACTATCATACACATATACAAAGCATTGGGACATCAAACATactgtttcaaatgaatattAAAAACGAATTCTTTGTCAAATGTAATATTGTGAGCAGAAACGTTCATCCAAATCAGTGTAGTTCTTTATAtgcagtcaaatgctttacCACTGTTCAACACATACAATGGGACATATTCAATCTTGTCATGCTGATAGTTCCTCAAGCACCAGAGGTCTTCTACAGGGAATTTGAAACGCCATTCCCCAGTCTGTGGTTACGCAGATCGGCCAGCACCCTAGACCCAATCAG TTATTACCAGGTGTTTGTCTTGCCTCTGGAGGGAACCCTTGTGTTCGACTGCACCTCTCCCAAGAACCCAGACTTCCTACGCCAGAGGGGCCTCCATGGACAGTACATTACAGCACAAGTCCATCTGAAGAatgtagggagagagatgaactTCAGTGTGGGGGACGCACACTACTATGAAGGGTACTACAATGCTCCCTTACTGTACAGCACAGATTACTACATCATCTTACGAGCTGTCAGTCAGTGGAGAGAG GCTTTTAAACATTCTTGTGTTCTTTGGGCAAAAGTGAGAG GAACATCCTACGTGATGATGATGTCAGCAGTTTTTGTTAGTGCAGCAATTGGACTTTTGGCCACAGTCGTTATTGTAGGATACTTGTACACTACTTTTACAAAGACGCGCTGTTGTTTTAGATGTGGTCAATCCAATTAA